A genomic stretch from Longimicrobium sp. includes:
- a CDS encoding nucleoside deaminase codes for MTIPPIQIGYPDWVESLIDWNRRYTSDEDKMRLAIEVSRENVVRQTGGPFGAAIFERDTGALVAVGMNSVVRLNNCTLHGEMVAFMMAQARLGSFTLRSDDGPVYELVTSCEPCAMCLGATLWSGVRRVLCGAHRDDARRLNFEEGPVFPESHEYLEARGIEIIHGVLREEANAVLELYRTSQGIIYNG; via the coding sequence ATGACCATCCCGCCCATCCAGATTGGCTACCCCGACTGGGTAGAGTCCCTGATCGACTGGAACCGCCGCTACACGTCGGACGAAGATAAGATGCGGCTCGCCATCGAGGTTTCGCGCGAGAACGTCGTGCGGCAGACGGGCGGGCCTTTCGGCGCGGCGATCTTCGAGCGGGACACGGGCGCGCTGGTGGCCGTGGGGATGAACAGCGTGGTGCGGCTGAACAACTGCACGCTCCATGGTGAGATGGTGGCGTTCATGATGGCGCAGGCGCGGCTGGGGTCGTTCACCCTGCGCTCCGACGATGGACCCGTCTACGAGCTGGTGACCTCGTGCGAGCCGTGCGCCATGTGCCTGGGCGCCACGCTGTGGAGCGGCGTGCGCCGCGTGCTCTGCGGCGCCCATCGCGACGACGCCAGGCGGCTGAACTTCGAGGAGGGCCCCGTCTTTCCCGAATCGCACGAGTACCTGGAGGCGCGCGGCATCGAGATCATCCACGGCGTGCTGCGCGAAGAGGCCAACGCAGTGCTCGAGCTCTACCGGACGAGCCAGGGCATCATCTACAACGGATGA